The following are encoded together in the Trichomycterus rosablanca isolate fTriRos1 chromosome 19, fTriRos1.hap1, whole genome shotgun sequence genome:
- the zgc:85858 gene encoding stress-associated endoplasmic reticulum protein 1 — translation MSAVQRMKVANEKHSKTITQRGHVQKTTRVQGEEKAPVGPWLLALFVFVVCGSAIFQIIQSIRQGM, via the exons ATGTCGGCGGTGCAGAGGATGAAAGTGGCGAATGAGAAACACAGTAAGACCATCACACAGCGGGGACACGTTCAGAAAACCACG cgtGTACAGGGGGAAGAGAAAGCTCCAGTGGGACCGTGGCTGCTGgctctgtttgtgtttgtggtgtgCGGCTCAG CCATATTTCAGATCATCCAGAGTATCCGACAGGGAATGTGA
- the nppcl2 gene encoding C-type natriuretic peptide 2 → MASSSHLFRLWLILLVAMVTQVTSRPSSRRPDSQVLQDLFGSQLTSLLLVQPDVSEGSAQSPARSPAEVPALPGRSTEVNIRPFLDFLTRQRRFRGRSRKGSGRGCFGMKMDRIGALSGLGC, encoded by the exons ATGGCATCTTCATCTCACCTGTTCCGTCTTTGGCTCATCCTCCTTGTAGCCATGGTAACGCAGGTGACGAGCAGACCGTCGTCGAGGAGACCGGACTCTCAG gtTCTTCAGGATCTTTTCGGATCACAGCTCACCTCCCTCCTGCTGGTCCAGCCTGACGTATCAGAAGGTTCGGCTCAGAGCCCCGCCCGCTCCCCCGCTGAGGTCCCCGCTCTGCCTGGGCGCTCGACAGAGGTGAACATTCGGCCGTTCCTGGACTTCCTGACCAGACAGAGAAGATTTAGGGGGCGGAGCAGGAAGGGATCCGGGCGTGGCTGCTTTGGGATGAAGATGGACAGGATCGGTGCTCTCAGCGGACTGGGCTGTTAG